From Pseudomonas sp. FP2335, the proteins below share one genomic window:
- a CDS encoding ATP-binding protein, with amino-acid sequence MKLAMKLRTRLFLSISALITVALLGLILGLVSVMQMAKTQESLIRSNFITLDLGLKLRQSLGDQLIMMLEQRPDPLALQASKQHYFELLDQGVAHEQRNGQGTGFVQARSDYQNLLDAFDQFQQASPPPGSKEKLTETFNVLRNGLIVEHKQALENISTSEHKSRERALLIAGLLGLVGLAVLIIGFVTAHGIARRFGGPIEALAKAADKIGQGDFEVTLPISSAAEMNQLTRRFGIMAEALRQHQATNVDELLAGQQRLQAVLDSIDDGLLMIDRQGRLEHLNPVAQRQLGWDEERLGQGLGEALMRPELDEQLQLVLRGGNLERAPDDLEVEVEGELRLLTYSLTPVSHTQGHILGAVMVLHDVTEQRAFERVRSEFVLRASHELRTPVTGMHMAFGLFRERAKFPAESREADLLDTVNEEMQRLMQLINDLLNFSRYQNGLQKLTLGPCDVTDLLEHARGRFTEPANAQKIELLVEAQPDLPRLYADQPQLERVLDNLLANALRHTAEGGQIRLQARRHGERVIISVEDNGEGIAYGQQGRIFEPFVQVGRKKGGAGLGLALCKEIVQLHGGRMGVYSRPGQGTQFYMALPL; translated from the coding sequence ATGAAGTTAGCGATGAAGCTGCGTACTCGCTTGTTCCTGAGTATCTCAGCGCTGATCACCGTCGCCCTGCTGGGCTTGATCCTCGGCCTGGTCAGCGTCATGCAAATGGCCAAGACCCAGGAGTCGCTGATCCGCAGCAACTTCATCACCCTGGACCTGGGCCTCAAGCTGCGCCAGAGCCTTGGCGACCAACTGATCATGATGCTGGAGCAGCGTCCCGACCCCTTGGCCCTGCAAGCGTCGAAGCAGCACTACTTCGAGCTGCTGGACCAGGGCGTCGCCCACGAACAGCGCAACGGACAAGGCACGGGCTTCGTCCAGGCCCGGAGCGATTACCAGAATCTGCTGGACGCGTTTGACCAGTTCCAGCAAGCCTCGCCACCGCCGGGCAGCAAGGAAAAACTCACCGAAACCTTCAATGTGCTGCGTAACGGCCTGATCGTCGAACACAAGCAGGCCCTTGAAAACATCAGCACCAGCGAACACAAATCCCGCGAGCGCGCCTTGCTCATCGCCGGCCTGCTGGGGCTGGTGGGGCTGGCGGTGCTGATCATCGGTTTTGTCACCGCCCACGGTATCGCCCGGCGATTTGGCGGACCGATTGAAGCGCTGGCCAAGGCGGCGGACAAGATCGGCCAGGGTGATTTCGAGGTGACACTGCCGATTTCCTCAGCAGCCGAGATGAACCAGCTGACACGGCGTTTCGGCATCATGGCCGAGGCGTTGCGCCAGCACCAGGCAACCAATGTCGACGAACTGCTCGCCGGCCAGCAGCGTCTGCAGGCGGTACTCGACAGCATTGACGACGGCCTGCTGATGATCGACCGCCAAGGCCGTCTGGAGCACCTCAACCCGGTGGCACAGCGCCAACTGGGTTGGGATGAGGAACGCCTCGGCCAAGGCCTGGGTGAAGCCTTGATGCGCCCCGAGCTGGATGAACAACTGCAATTGGTGCTGCGCGGTGGCAACCTGGAGCGCGCACCGGATGACCTGGAAGTGGAAGTCGAGGGTGAACTGCGCCTGCTGACCTATAGCCTCACGCCGGTGAGTCATACCCAGGGGCATATCCTTGGCGCGGTCATGGTGCTGCATGACGTCACTGAGCAGCGCGCCTTCGAACGCGTGCGCAGCGAGTTTGTGTTGCGTGCCTCCCATGAGCTGCGCACTCCGGTGACCGGCATGCACATGGCTTTCGGGCTATTTCGCGAACGCGCGAAATTTCCGGCGGAGTCCCGCGAAGCGGACCTGCTGGATACGGTCAACGAAGAAATGCAGCGCCTGATGCAGTTGATCAACGACTTGCTCAACTTCTCGCGCTACCAGAACGGCCTGCAAAAACTCACCCTGGGGCCGTGCGACGTGACCGATCTGCTGGAACACGCCCGTGGACGGTTCACCGAACCGGCCAATGCTCAAAAAATCGAACTGCTGGTAGAAGCCCAACCCGACCTGCCACGCCTGTACGCCGACCAGCCGCAACTGGAGCGCGTACTCGACAACCTACTGGCCAACGCCTTGCGCCATACCGCCGAAGGTGGGCAGATTCGCCTACAGGCGCGACGCCATGGGGAGCGAGTGATTATCAGCGTCGAGGATAACGGCGAGGGGATCGCCTATGGCCAGCAAGGGCGCATTTTCGAGCCGTTCGTGCAGGTCGGCCGCAAGAAAGGCGGTGCCGGCCTGGGGCTGGCGCTGTGCAAGGAGATCGTGCAACTGCACGGTGGCCGCATGGGTGTGTATTCGCGGCCGGGGCAGGGGACGCAGTTCTATATGGCACTGCCGCTGTAG
- the yihA gene encoding ribosome biogenesis GTP-binding protein YihA/YsxC → MQLKNPILGLCQQSTFMLSAAKVDQCPDDEGFEVAFAGRSNAGKSSALNTLTHASLARTSKTPGRTQLLNFFKLDDDRRLVDLPGYGYAKVPIPLKLHWQRHLEAYLGGRESLKGLILMMDIRHPMTDFDLLMLDWAVASGMPMHILLTKADKLTYGAAKNTLLKVQAEIRKGWGDAITIQLFSAPKRMGLEEAYTVLAGWMELADKGAEIAE, encoded by the coding sequence ATGCAACTCAAGAATCCCATCCTCGGTCTGTGCCAACAGTCCACGTTCATGCTCAGCGCCGCCAAAGTTGACCAATGCCCCGATGACGAAGGCTTTGAAGTTGCCTTTGCCGGCCGTTCCAACGCCGGTAAATCCAGCGCGCTGAACACCCTGACCCACGCCAGCCTGGCACGTACGTCGAAAACCCCGGGGCGCACGCAACTTCTCAATTTCTTCAAGCTAGACGATGATCGGCGTCTGGTCGACCTGCCGGGCTACGGTTACGCGAAAGTACCTATCCCGTTGAAGCTGCACTGGCAGCGTCACCTGGAGGCTTACCTGGGTGGCCGCGAGAGCTTGAAGGGTCTGATCCTGATGATGGACATCCGTCATCCAATGACCGACTTCGACCTGTTGATGCTCGACTGGGCCGTGGCCAGCGGCATGCCGATGCATATCCTGCTGACCAAGGCCGACAAGCTGACCTATGGCGCAGCCAAGAACACCCTGCTCAAAGTGCAGGCGGAAATCCGCAAGGGTTGGGGTGACGCGATCACTATCCAGCTGTTCTCGGCGCCTAAACGCATGGGCCTGGAAGAGGCCTACACCGTGCTGGCCGGCTGGATGGAATTGGCCGACAAAGGCGCTGAAATCGCCGAGTAA
- a CDS encoding N-acetylmuramoyl-L-alanine amidase, with protein sequence MKSLSIAFVFLLIAGCASGPRLDTSHPSSNHDNRVQFVIVHYTSTDLERSLALLTHGQVSSHYLIGDDASGRIYKLVDESQRAWHAGESEWMGRTWLNSSSIGIEIVNPGYRDTPTGRVWYPYSEAQVQSLVVLLKDISKRNGIDPKNIIGHSDIAPLRKLDPGPLFPWKRLAEQGLGVWPDAQAVARLQVQYAAELPSIIWFQQELARLGYQTPQTGELDVATRHVIAAFQMHFRPALFDGTPDAESAAILRALNRR encoded by the coding sequence ATGAAATCCTTATCCATCGCCTTTGTGTTTCTCCTGATCGCCGGCTGCGCCAGTGGCCCGCGCCTGGACACCAGCCATCCCTCTTCGAACCACGACAACCGCGTGCAGTTCGTGATCGTCCACTACACCTCCACCGACCTTGAGCGCTCCCTGGCGCTGCTGACCCACGGCCAGGTCAGCAGCCATTATCTGATCGGCGATGACGCCTCAGGCAGGATCTACAAGCTGGTGGATGAGAGCCAGCGCGCCTGGCACGCCGGGGAAAGCGAGTGGATGGGGCGCACCTGGCTCAACTCCAGCTCCATCGGCATCGAAATCGTCAACCCAGGCTATCGCGACACGCCGACGGGGCGCGTGTGGTATCCGTATTCCGAAGCGCAGGTGCAGTCGCTGGTGGTGTTGCTCAAGGACATCAGCAAGCGCAACGGCATCGACCCGAAGAACATCATCGGTCACAGCGACATTGCCCCGCTGCGCAAACTGGACCCGGGCCCGCTGTTCCCGTGGAAGCGCCTGGCCGAGCAGGGCCTGGGGGTATGGCCGGACGCCCAGGCGGTAGCGCGGCTCCAGGTGCAATATGCCGCTGAGCTGCCAAGCATCATCTGGTTCCAGCAGGAGCTGGCACGTCTGGGCTACCAGACACCGCAGACCGGCGAGCTGGACGTGGCCACGCGCCATGTGATCGCAGCGTTCCAGATGCACTTCCGTCCGGCGTTGTTTGATGGCACTCCCGATGCCGAGAGTGCCGCGATCCTGCGGGCGCTGAACCGCCGCTAA
- the polA gene encoding DNA polymerase I — MSQAPLVLVDGSSYLYRAFHALPPLTTSKGLPTGAVKGVLNMLKSLRKQYPGSPFAVVFDAKGGTFRDDMYAEYKANRPSMPDDMRVQIEPLHQSVIALGFPLLCVEGVEADDVIGTLARSSAAADRPVVISTGDKDMAQLVDGHITLVNTMTGSSMDIDGVKEKFGVAPEQIIDYLALMGDSSDNIPGVPGIGPKTASGLLVGVNGGIKELYEQLDIVPSLPIRGAKTLPAKLEEHREMAFLSHQLATIKCDVPLDVGLDDLHLNEPDRDKLLELYALLEFKSWYDDIQRDAKRVELKAAPVAGDEVVEEVPAAPLQASYTTIRDQATFDLWLKKLNDAKLFAFDTETTGIDAQQAQLVGVSFAVQSHEAAYIPLTHSYIGVPEQLDRDTVLLALKPLLEDPTKLKVGQHAKFDMNILANCAIGGDPAHGITVRGIAFDTMLESYVLNSTATRHDMDSLAKKYLDYDTVSFQDIAGKGAKQLTFDQIALEQAGPYAAEDADVTLRLHQALHAQLTAIPSLASVLTDIEMPLVPVLARIERQGALVDADLLGVQSIELGNKMVELERQAFEIAGEEFNLGSPKQLGAILYEKLGLPVLKKTSKGQASTAEEVLAKLAEDDYPLPKVLMQYRSMSKLKSTYTDRLPEQINPRTGRIHTSYHQAVAATGRLSSSDPNLQNIPVRTAEGRRIRQAFVAPKGYKLLAADYSQIELRIMAHLSKDEGLMNAFRDNLDVHTATAAEVFKVELGEVTSDQRRSAKAINFGLIYGMGAQKLGKDIGVDTKTAKAYIDVYFARYPGVREYMERTRAQAADQGYVETFFGRRLYLPDINSNKPQERAAAERTAINAPMQGTAADIIKKAMVLVDNWLADSGLDAKVILQVHDELVLEVREDLVAEVSEKIRQHMSAAAQLDVPLLVEVGVGNNWDEAH, encoded by the coding sequence ATGAGCCAAGCCCCCCTCGTCCTGGTGGACGGTTCTTCATATCTGTACCGCGCCTTCCACGCGTTGCCACCGCTGACCACCTCCAAAGGCCTGCCGACCGGTGCGGTCAAGGGCGTGTTGAACATGCTCAAAAGCCTGCGCAAGCAGTACCCGGGCAGCCCATTCGCAGTGGTGTTCGACGCCAAGGGTGGGACCTTTCGCGACGACATGTACGCCGAATACAAGGCCAACCGCCCGAGCATGCCCGATGACATGCGTGTGCAGATCGAGCCGCTGCACCAGAGTGTGATCGCCCTGGGCTTCCCGTTGCTGTGTGTCGAAGGCGTCGAGGCCGATGACGTGATCGGCACCCTGGCTCGCAGCAGTGCGGCTGCCGACCGGCCGGTGGTGATTTCTACCGGCGACAAAGACATGGCTCAACTGGTCGACGGGCACATTACCTTGGTCAACACCATGACCGGTAGTTCGATGGACATCGACGGCGTAAAGGAGAAATTTGGCGTCGCTCCGGAGCAGATCATCGATTATCTGGCGTTGATGGGCGACTCGTCCGACAACATCCCGGGCGTTCCGGGTATAGGTCCGAAGACCGCTTCCGGCTTGCTGGTGGGCGTGAATGGCGGGATCAAAGAGCTTTATGAGCAGCTGGACATCGTGCCGAGCCTGCCGATCCGGGGTGCCAAGACCCTGCCGGCCAAGCTCGAAGAGCATCGGGAGATGGCGTTTCTTTCCCACCAGTTGGCGACGATCAAGTGCGATGTGCCGCTGGACGTGGGCCTGGATGACCTGCACCTGAACGAGCCGGACCGCGACAAGCTGCTGGAGCTGTACGCGCTGTTGGAGTTCAAGAGCTGGTACGACGATATTCAGCGTGATGCCAAGCGTGTCGAGCTCAAGGCCGCACCTGTTGCCGGAGATGAAGTGGTCGAGGAGGTTCCCGCTGCGCCGCTGCAAGCGTCCTACACCACCATCCGCGACCAGGCCACGTTCGATCTCTGGCTGAAAAAACTCAATGACGCGAAGTTGTTCGCTTTTGACACCGAAACCACCGGTATCGACGCCCAGCAGGCGCAACTGGTGGGGGTTTCCTTCGCTGTTCAGTCCCATGAAGCAGCCTACATCCCGCTGACTCACTCCTACATCGGTGTGCCTGAGCAACTGGATCGCGACACCGTGTTGCTGGCTCTCAAGCCGCTATTGGAAGATCCGACCAAGCTCAAGGTCGGCCAGCACGCTAAGTTCGACATGAATATCCTGGCCAACTGCGCCATTGGCGGTGACCCGGCCCACGGCATCACCGTGCGTGGCATCGCCTTCGACACCATGCTCGAATCCTACGTGCTGAACTCCACTGCGACCCGGCACGACATGGACAGCCTGGCCAAGAAGTACCTGGACTACGACACCGTCAGCTTCCAGGACATCGCCGGCAAGGGGGCCAAGCAGCTGACGTTCGACCAGATCGCACTTGAGCAGGCAGGCCCCTACGCGGCTGAAGATGCTGACGTGACCTTGCGCCTGCACCAGGCGCTGCACGCCCAACTCACTGCCATCCCGAGCCTCGCCAGCGTGCTGACCGACATCGAGATGCCGCTGGTGCCGGTACTGGCGCGTATCGAGCGCCAGGGCGCGCTGGTGGATGCGGATTTGCTTGGCGTCCAAAGCATTGAGCTGGGTAACAAGATGGTTGAGCTGGAGCGCCAGGCGTTCGAGATCGCTGGCGAGGAGTTCAACCTTGGTTCACCCAAGCAGCTCGGGGCCATTCTGTACGAAAAGCTCGGTTTGCCTGTGCTGAAAAAGACCAGCAAGGGTCAGGCGTCTACCGCCGAGGAAGTGCTGGCCAAGCTGGCCGAAGATGACTACCCGCTGCCCAAGGTGCTGATGCAGTACCGCAGCATGAGCAAGCTGAAAAGCACTTACACCGATCGCCTGCCAGAGCAGATCAACCCGCGTACCGGGCGTATCCACACGTCCTACCACCAGGCGGTGGCGGCGACCGGGCGGTTGTCGTCCAGCGATCCGAACCTGCAGAACATCCCGGTGCGTACTGCTGAAGGGCGTCGGATTCGTCAGGCGTTTGTCGCGCCAAAAGGCTACAAGCTGCTGGCGGCGGACTACTCGCAGATCGAACTGCGGATCATGGCGCACCTGTCCAAGGACGAAGGCTTGATGAATGCCTTCCGCGATAACCTGGACGTGCACACGGCCACTGCGGCCGAAGTGTTCAAGGTTGAGCTGGGTGAGGTCACGTCCGACCAGCGCCGCAGCGCCAAGGCGATCAACTTCGGCCTGATCTATGGGATGGGGGCGCAGAAGCTCGGCAAGGACATTGGTGTGGATACCAAGACCGCCAAGGCTTACATCGACGTGTACTTCGCCCGCTACCCCGGGGTTCGCGAGTACATGGAGCGCACCCGCGCCCAGGCTGCCGACCAAGGCTATGTCGAGACCTTCTTCGGCCGCCGCTTGTATTTGCCGGACATCAACTCCAACAAACCCCAGGAGCGTGCCGCGGCGGAACGCACGGCGATCAACGCGCCGATGCAGGGCACGGCCGCTGACATCATCAAGAAAGCCATGGTGCTGGTAGACAACTGGCTGGCCGACTCGGGCCTGGATGCCAAGGTAATCCTGCAGGTGCACGATGAATTGGTACTGGAGGTGCGTGAGGATCTGGTCGCCGAAGTCAGCGAGAAAATTCGCCAGCACATGAGTGCTGCGGCGCAGTTGGATGTGCCGCTGCTGGTGGAGGTGGGTGTGGGCAATAACTGGGACGAAGCGCACTGA
- the dsbA gene encoding thiol:disulfide interchange protein DsbA, which yields MRNLILSAALITASLFGMTAQAADVPLEAGKTYVELTNPVPVSVPGKIEVVELFWYGCPHCYAFEPTINPWAEKLPSDVNFKRIPAMFGGPWDAHGQLFLTLEAMGVEHKVHNAVFDAIQKQGKRLTKSDEMADFVATQGVDKDKFLATFNSFAIQGQIKQAKELAQKYGVQGVPTLIVNGKYRFDLGTAGGPEAVLNVADQLIAKERAAK from the coding sequence ATGCGTAATCTGATCCTCAGCGCCGCTCTCATCACTGCCAGCCTCTTCGGCATGACCGCGCAAGCTGCCGATGTGCCGCTTGAAGCCGGTAAAACCTATGTTGAATTGACCAACCCCGTACCGGTTTCGGTACCTGGCAAGATCGAAGTGGTGGAGCTGTTCTGGTACGGCTGCCCGCATTGCTACGCTTTTGAGCCGACCATCAATCCATGGGCCGAAAAACTGCCTTCAGACGTAAATTTCAAACGCATTCCGGCCATGTTCGGCGGCCCATGGGATGCCCACGGCCAATTGTTCCTGACCCTGGAAGCCATGGGCGTGGAGCACAAGGTCCACAACGCGGTATTCGATGCCATCCAGAAACAAGGCAAGCGCCTGACCAAGTCTGACGAAATGGCTGATTTCGTCGCCACCCAAGGTGTCGACAAGGACAAGTTCCTGGCTACCTTCAACTCCTTCGCCATCCAGGGCCAGATCAAACAGGCCAAAGAACTGGCGCAGAAGTATGGCGTGCAAGGTGTACCGACCCTGATCGTCAACGGCAAATACCGCTTTGACCTGGGTACTGCCGGTGGTCCTGAAGCTGTCCTCAATGTCGCCGACCAGCTGATCGCCAAAGAGCGCGCAGCCAAGTAA
- a CDS encoding cytochrome c5 family protein, which translates to MTRWLLAFGVLVPLYGAQATQDPEAVYNRVCVACHAGQLPNAPKRGDQAAWAPRLAQGMDTLVQHVTQGFKAMPPRGLCMDCSTEDYQAVIHLMVSKPGR; encoded by the coding sequence ATGACCAGATGGTTGCTCGCTTTTGGTGTCCTGGTTCCGCTTTACGGCGCTCAGGCTACACAGGATCCGGAGGCGGTGTACAACCGAGTTTGCGTGGCTTGCCATGCCGGCCAACTGCCCAACGCCCCCAAACGGGGTGATCAGGCAGCCTGGGCGCCAAGACTGGCGCAGGGCATGGACACGCTGGTGCAGCACGTGACCCAGGGTTTCAAGGCAATGCCGCCGCGTGGTTTGTGCATGGACTGCAGTACTGAGGATTACCAGGCCGTCATTCATTTGATGGTGAGTAAACCCGGTAGATAA
- a CDS encoding GGDEF domain-containing protein yields the protein MSDDAQRWKEKYLLSIEQQEKLERRWAARLDLLRRGLVRSTLAAEGTDRAVDQCMKEMRDVVRTDDMDAALAALLPRLEKAVLDSEQRRETRVDQMSTALASLVAQLQKLPLPREVARPLKTFAKQLDGRVSQAREIPLLLSELSSLQGQALENLEPDGETPRPGPGLLQRLFGGKEVASEAQVSEPVPVAAPQPQPQPQPAAAKPVPVTVPEQPAQSDELAEALRAFAPLAPAAPEPEPAPLPPAPVQAVASPAVAAAAPLPAAAVPEPKTPAPEEAAPQSALATFVQAPSVPVDTPALTVIGSLSLPPVLERADPDELQSDGIYALPDSPEPSYSSVAKHIEDTLLGLLEDLSLPERHRPQAEAMRERLAHGLNWYELLPILDDLAVLMLAITDSGQHEFEAYLKQLNERLEAFQGHLQVASDGHADSRDAARELDTQIREQVDGLQSSVQDAADLDSLKHVLESHLEGLLGTMDQHQQQRDQREQEVAARLKGLAERVASMEQEAQGYREHLEVQRQKALIDPLTGLPNRAAWSERLDHEVNAWHQQGNSLSLAMLDLDHFKRINDGYGHLAGDKVLKIIANVLRKRLRSSDFIARFGGEEFVLLMPSSSLTDALAAGEVLRAAIEACPFHFKGEPVTITVSMGVAQFLPGERSDLALKRADAALYRAKAAGRNQVQAA from the coding sequence ATGAGCGACGACGCCCAGCGCTGGAAAGAAAAATACCTGCTAAGCATCGAACAACAAGAAAAGCTCGAGCGCCGTTGGGCCGCTCGCCTCGACTTGTTGCGTCGAGGGCTGGTGCGCAGCACGCTGGCGGCTGAAGGGACCGACCGTGCGGTCGACCAATGCATGAAGGAAATGCGCGACGTGGTGCGCACCGACGACATGGACGCCGCCCTCGCTGCCCTGTTGCCGCGCCTGGAAAAGGCCGTGCTGGATTCCGAGCAGCGCCGCGAAACCCGTGTCGACCAGATGAGTACCGCGTTGGCCTCCCTGGTCGCGCAGTTGCAGAAACTGCCACTGCCCCGTGAGGTCGCGCGCCCGCTGAAGACCTTCGCCAAGCAATTGGACGGCCGTGTGAGCCAGGCCCGCGAGATCCCGTTGCTGCTCAGCGAGTTGAGCAGCCTGCAAGGGCAGGCGCTGGAAAACCTGGAGCCGGATGGCGAAACCCCACGCCCGGGGCCAGGACTGTTGCAACGTTTGTTTGGTGGCAAGGAGGTTGCCAGTGAGGCGCAGGTGAGTGAGCCTGTGCCGGTTGCCGCGCCGCAGCCGCAGCCGCAGCCGCAGCCTGCCGCCGCCAAGCCCGTGCCCGTGACCGTGCCCGAGCAGCCCGCGCAGTCTGATGAGTTGGCCGAGGCGCTGCGGGCTTTTGCGCCACTTGCGCCGGCTGCACCCGAGCCCGAGCCCGCGCCATTGCCGCCCGCCCCTGTGCAGGCAGTCGCCAGCCCAGCGGTTGCAGCCGCAGCACCGCTACCCGCTGCCGCGGTGCCAGAGCCCAAGACGCCTGCGCCCGAAGAGGCTGCCCCGCAGAGCGCACTCGCCACCTTTGTCCAAGCGCCATCGGTGCCCGTCGATACCCCGGCGCTCACCGTCATCGGCAGCCTGTCGCTGCCGCCGGTGCTCGAGCGTGCCGACCCCGACGAGCTGCAATCGGACGGTATTTACGCCCTGCCCGATTCGCCCGAGCCGTCCTACAGCTCCGTGGCCAAACATATCGAAGACACCCTGCTCGGCCTGCTCGAGGACCTGTCGCTGCCCGAACGCCATCGGCCCCAGGCCGAAGCCATGCGTGAACGCCTTGCCCATGGCTTGAACTGGTACGAACTGCTGCCAATCCTCGATGACCTGGCGGTGTTGATGCTGGCGATCACCGACAGCGGCCAGCACGAGTTCGAGGCTTATCTCAAGCAGCTCAACGAACGCCTCGAAGCGTTCCAGGGGCATCTGCAAGTGGCCAGCGATGGTCATGCAGACAGCCGCGACGCTGCCCGCGAGCTGGATACGCAGATCCGCGAACAAGTCGATGGCCTGCAAAGCAGCGTCCAGGACGCGGCCGACCTCGACAGTCTCAAGCACGTGCTGGAAAGCCATCTTGAAGGCTTGCTCGGCACCATGGACCAGCACCAGCAGCAGCGCGACCAGCGTGAGCAGGAGGTCGCGGCGCGTTTGAAAGGCCTCGCCGAGCGTGTTGCGAGCATGGAGCAGGAAGCCCAGGGCTATCGCGAGCACCTGGAGGTGCAACGCCAGAAAGCCCTGATCGATCCGCTCACCGGGCTGCCCAACCGTGCGGCCTGGAGTGAACGCCTCGACCATGAGGTCAATGCCTGGCACCAGCAGGGCAACAGCCTGTCGCTGGCCATGCTCGACCTGGATCACTTCAAGCGGATCAACGACGGTTACGGCCATTTGGCCGGCGACAAAGTGCTGAAAATCATCGCCAATGTGCTGCGCAAGCGTCTGCGCTCGAGCGATTTTATCGCGCGGTTTGGCGGTGAAGAGTTTGTGTTGCTGATGCCCAGCTCATCGCTGACGGATGCGCTGGCGGCTGGCGAGGTGTTGCGCGCGGCCATCGAGGCGTGCCCGTTCCACTTCAAAGGCGAGCCGGTGACGATCACGGTATCCATGGGCGTGGCGCAGTTCCTGCCAGGTGAGCGCAGTGACCTGGCGCTCAAGCGCGCCGATGCAGCGTTGTACCGGGCCAAGGCGGCGGGGCGCAACCAAGTGCAGGCGGCGTAA
- a CDS encoding DUF2782 domain-containing protein produces the protein MRTANRLLLTGLIALLPLAATAADSAPGGDPEVTIRTEGDKTIQEYRQNGFLYAIKVTPKGAPPYFLVRADGTDANFIRSDQPDMLIPSWKIFEWK, from the coding sequence ATGCGTACAGCGAATCGCTTGTTGTTGACCGGCTTGATTGCACTCCTGCCGCTGGCCGCCACGGCAGCCGACAGCGCCCCCGGTGGTGACCCTGAGGTCACGATCCGCACCGAAGGCGACAAGACCATCCAGGAATACCGCCAAAATGGCTTCCTGTACGCGATCAAGGTAACGCCCAAGGGCGCGCCTCCGTATTTCCTGGTGCGCGCGGACGGAACCGATGCGAACTTCATCCGCTCTGACCAGCCGGATATGCTGATCCCGTCATGGAAGATTTTCGAATGGAAATGA
- a CDS encoding cytochrome c4 — MNKLIVSLLLTLGITGVAHAAGDATAGQAKAAVCGACHGPDGNSPAPNFPKLAGQGERYLTKQMHDIKDGKRTVLEMTGLLTNLSDQDLADIAAYFASQKGSVGAADPKQVARGEELFRGGNLEKGMPSCIGCHSPNGAGLAAAGFPHLSGQHAQYVAKQLTDFREGNRVNDGDTKIMQSIAGKLSNKDIEAVSQYIQGLH, encoded by the coding sequence ATGAACAAACTGATCGTGAGTCTGCTGTTGACCCTGGGCATCACTGGTGTTGCCCATGCTGCAGGCGACGCTACAGCGGGCCAGGCGAAAGCCGCCGTGTGTGGTGCTTGCCACGGACCGGATGGCAACAGCCCGGCGCCGAACTTCCCTAAACTGGCCGGCCAGGGTGAACGCTACCTGACCAAGCAGATGCACGACATCAAGGATGGCAAGCGCACGGTGCTGGAAATGACCGGCTTGCTGACCAACCTCAGCGATCAGGACCTGGCAGACATTGCGGCATATTTTGCCAGCCAGAAAGGCAGCGTGGGAGCGGCCGATCCGAAGCAGGTCGCCCGTGGCGAAGAACTGTTCCGCGGCGGCAACCTGGAAAAAGGCATGCCTTCGTGCATCGGTTGCCACTCGCCCAACGGCGCAGGCCTCGCCGCTGCAGGCTTCCCGCACTTGAGTGGGCAGCATGCACAGTACGTTGCCAAACAGCTGACGGACTTCCGTGAAGGTAATCGCGTCAACGATGGCGACACCAAAATCATGCAAAGTATCGCCGGCAAGTTGAGCAACAAGGACATCGAAGCGGTGTCGCAGTACATCCAGGGCCTGCACTGA
- a CDS encoding endonuclease/exonuclease/phosphatase family protein yields MRRWGTERVVGLHDPQVNEHHLESTGLPADSRLRLLSFNIQVGISTEKYRHYLTRGWQHLLPHNGRAGNLQKIGNLLSDFDLVALQEADGGSLRSGYINQVEHLAQLGAFPYWYQQLNRNLGRLAQHSNGVLSRLRPWAIEDHPLPGPKGRGAILVRFGEGPEALVVVMMHLALGARTRTMQLAYIRELIGNYKHQVLMGDMNTHASDLLNNSPLRDLGLLAPQVEATFPSWRPQRCLDHILLSPTLTLESVQVLAQPISDHLPVAVEIRLPGSLTADALPALSPGPRGPLA; encoded by the coding sequence ATGCGCCGCTGGGGTACTGAACGCGTTGTTGGCCTGCATGATCCGCAGGTCAACGAGCATCACCTGGAATCCACGGGCCTGCCGGCAGACAGCCGGCTGCGTCTGCTCAGCTTCAATATCCAGGTAGGTATCAGTACCGAGAAGTACCGGCACTACCTCACCCGTGGCTGGCAGCACCTGCTGCCCCATAATGGGCGCGCCGGCAACCTGCAGAAAATCGGCAACCTGCTGAGCGACTTCGACTTGGTCGCCTTGCAGGAAGCTGACGGCGGCAGCCTGCGCTCCGGCTACATCAACCAGGTTGAACACCTGGCCCAGCTCGGGGCGTTCCCGTACTGGTATCAACAACTCAATCGCAACCTCGGGCGCCTGGCGCAGCACAGCAATGGCGTGCTCAGCCGCTTGAGGCCGTGGGCGATCGAAGATCACCCGCTGCCTGGCCCCAAGGGCCGTGGCGCGATCCTCGTGCGCTTCGGCGAAGGCCCTGAAGCCCTGGTAGTGGTGATGATGCATCTGGCGCTGGGCGCACGCACCCGCACGATGCAACTGGCCTACATCCGCGAGCTGATCGGCAATTACAAACACCAAGTGCTGATGGGGGACATGAACACCCACGCCAGCGACTTGCTGAACAATTCCCCGCTGCGGGACCTCGGGCTACTGGCGCCGCAAGTCGAAGCCACGTTTCCCAGCTGGCGCCCGCAACGTTGTCTGGACCATATCCTGCTCAGCCCGACCCTCACGCTCGAAAGCGTGCAGGTACTGGCGCAGCCCATCTCCGATCACCTGCCGGTCGCGGTAGAGATTCGTCTGCCGGGTTCGCTCACGGCTGATGCATTGCCCGCGTTGAGCCCTGGCCCCCGCGGACCCCTTGCATGA